Proteins found in one Pelmatolapia mariae isolate MD_Pm_ZW linkage group LG7, Pm_UMD_F_2, whole genome shotgun sequence genomic segment:
- the gins3 gene encoding DNA replication complex GINS protein PSF3, with protein sequence MDTQSYFPVPPGVGMEENFLSLDDILLSHERLPIRTECTFPRLGFLEKSSDTQDIPEGTKMELPLWLTKGLYERKRKVVSVELPKVYREGWRTVFNADPNVVDLHKMGPYYYGLGSQMLHFDSPENPEIAQTLLQTFIARFRRTMDSSQNAYNEDTSALVERLDCLEKALFRSGQSGLNGFQSWEKGQASQLTASSLVLNYRKRKITDVQP encoded by the exons ATGGACACACAGTCGTATTTTCCCGTACCGCCTGGGGTGGGTATGGAGGAGAATTTCCTGTCTTTGGACGATATTTTGCTTTCTCATGAGAGACTTCCTATCCGGACAGAGTGCACTTTCCCCCGGCTTGGCTTTCTGGAGAAGTCGAGTGACACGCAGGACATCCCGGAG GGTACAAAGATGGAGCTTCCTCTGTGGCTGACCAAGGGCCTGTACGAGAGGAAGAGGAAAGTGGTCTCTGTGGAGCTTCCTAAGGTGTACAGAGAGGGTTGGAGGACCGTGTTCAATGCTGATCCCAACGTGGTGGACCTCCATAAGATGGGGCCCTACTACTATGGCCTGGGATCCCAGATGCTGCACTTTGACAGCCCAGAGAATCCTGAGATCGCACAGACTTTGCTgcag ACATTTATCGCTCGCTTCAGGCGGACCATGGACTCCTCCCAGAACGCCTACAACGAGGACACGTCAGCGCTCGTGGAGCGTCTGGACTGTCTGGAGAAGGCTCTGTTCAGGTCTGGCCAGAGCGGCCTAAACGGCTTCCAGAGCTGGGAGAAGGGACAGGCCTCGCAGCTCACCGCCTCCAGCCTGGTTCTCAACTACCGCAAGAGGAAAATCACCGATGTTCAGCCCTAG